A stretch of Bacillus pseudomycoides DNA encodes these proteins:
- a CDS encoding glycosyltransferase family A protein, whose translation MNPKVSIILTSYNKPALVGKAIESVLCQSLDEWELFIMDDNSNEETIHVIKLYLGDSRIVYMNSAIKDDERYQKTRYAVLINKAIPLTRGTYISYLTDDTVYVPERLEEMTSFLIRNPKIDIVYSSQQVKFVDYQLKLLYERVRPARSVLSKAVNIVDHCSVMHTRSILEAVYEEYGGYWDESPVHWYNGDAAFWERLNIFQTFHPIDKMLDITYKTPYSFQNLYNNLPMTIPNGTLVRGSSHQVFLIEGQQRRLITNEMLIYFKYDLKKIVTIPDPFLYRYVEGSSIDNSTAIPNLRVIQNEKNEFFYIENNKKRPIMNILTFRKFKFSFREVIKVGSGLLDSIPYGLPISSILRCDTCLPESKVLTYGNQYWIVMNCKLHPIDKKVVQKLNNLHDCIQVSRTEIEVFEKGEPIIPHLKSNLG comes from the coding sequence TTGAATCCAAAGGTTTCAATCATTCTTACTAGCTATAATAAGCCTGCATTAGTAGGCAAAGCAATTGAAAGTGTACTGTGTCAATCTTTAGATGAGTGGGAACTTTTTATTATGGATGACAATTCTAATGAAGAAACAATACATGTCATTAAACTGTATTTGGGTGATTCAAGAATCGTTTATATGAATAGTGCTATAAAAGATGACGAGCGTTATCAAAAAACAAGATATGCCGTACTCATCAACAAAGCTATTCCGTTAACAAGAGGAACGTACATTTCTTATTTAACAGACGACACTGTCTATGTTCCAGAGAGGTTAGAAGAAATGACTTCTTTCCTTATAAGGAATCCTAAGATAGACATCGTTTATTCTTCTCAGCAGGTGAAATTTGTTGATTATCAATTGAAGCTGCTTTATGAAAGAGTAAGACCGGCAAGAAGTGTGCTGTCTAAAGCTGTCAACATTGTAGACCACTGTTCAGTCATGCATACGCGTTCAATATTAGAAGCGGTTTATGAAGAGTATGGGGGATATTGGGATGAGAGTCCTGTTCATTGGTACAATGGAGATGCCGCTTTTTGGGAGCGGTTAAATATTTTTCAAACGTTCCATCCCATTGATAAGATGCTTGATATAACATATAAAACACCCTACTCTTTTCAAAATTTATATAACAACTTACCTATGACAATTCCGAATGGAACGTTGGTAAGAGGCTCAAGTCATCAAGTTTTTTTGATTGAGGGACAGCAAAGAAGACTCATTACAAATGAGATGCTTATATATTTTAAATACGACCTAAAGAAAATAGTTACCATACCTGATCCTTTTTTATATAGATATGTGGAAGGATCTTCTATTGACAATTCAACTGCTATTCCAAATTTACGTGTCATACAGAACGAAAAAAACGAATTTTTTTATATCGAAAATAACAAGAAAAGACCAATAATGAATATATTGACTTTTCGAAAATTCAAATTTTCTTTCCGTGAAGTAATTAAAGTGGGCTCGGGGTTGTTGGACTCGATACCTTATGGATTGCCAATTTCCTCTATTTTACGTTGTGATACTTGTTTACCGGAAAGTAAAGTATTAACCTACGGCAATCAGTATTGGATTGTAATGAATTGCAAGCTCCATCCTATTGATAAAAAAGTAGTACAAAAGCTTAACAACCTGCATGATTGCATACAGGTTTCCAGAACCGAGATAGAAGTTTTTGAAAAAGGAGAGCCAATTATCCCACATCTTAAGAGCAATCTTGGATAG
- a CDS encoding CGEA protein — MDPTCEGSICLLASGIQHGTTVTVVGKSGFVYGPALFISFNPATCLVTLQDQDLLTPSVTNFIQIGCDNIESIITSVG; from the coding sequence ATGGATCCAACATGTGAAGGAAGCATATGTCTCCTGGCCTCCGGCATACAGCATGGAACTACTGTAACAGTTGTAGGTAAATCAGGTTTTGTTTATGGGCCAGCATTGTTTATATCCTTTAATCCAGCGACTTGCCTAGTTACATTGCAAGATCAAGATTTGCTAACTCCAAGTGTTACGAATTTTATACAGATTGGCTGTGACAATATTGAGAGCATTATAACCTCTGTAGGTTAA
- a CDS encoding glycosyltransferase, with protein MKLLYISSGYHGIYNYLEQSIRTDLNNNGYEWIHFHPSEPIEKLQSIVTTFQPQLVLSMLGDHLSIQAIQYLKESGIKLACWLTEDPFYFDKTIQVIDRFDYVFTIDTGALKHYQSVHPNAYHLPLGTNHTIFRPRLVEHAYKSDLLLVGYPYPTRVNLIHFLLKNTNYQITLVGKGWRNRLQKIWRNNPRVMIKDTWVEPQEISYYYNGASIVLNPHRSHNFLHNQNTSGIISESINNRTFDIVACGAFQLIEEKPNLRSFFTEEEMVSYRDYEDCLRKVIAYMNDEEQRQIIAKKAQKIVIEQHTFYQRIKEMIDIIQS; from the coding sequence GTGAAGCTATTATATATCTCTTCCGGTTACCACGGTATTTACAATTATTTGGAGCAAAGTATTAGGACTGATCTAAATAACAATGGTTATGAATGGATCCACTTTCATCCATCAGAGCCCATAGAAAAGCTACAGTCTATTGTTACCACCTTTCAACCACAGCTGGTTCTATCAATGTTAGGAGACCATCTTTCTATACAAGCGATTCAATATTTAAAAGAAAGTGGTATTAAGCTGGCATGTTGGCTGACTGAAGATCCTTTTTATTTTGATAAGACTATTCAAGTTATTGATAGATTTGATTATGTCTTTACTATCGATACTGGAGCTTTAAAGCACTATCAATCAGTTCATCCAAATGCCTATCATCTACCGTTAGGGACAAATCACACTATCTTTAGACCCAGATTAGTGGAACATGCATACAAAAGTGATTTACTTCTGGTAGGATATCCATATCCTACCAGGGTGAATCTCATTCATTTTCTCTTAAAAAACACTAACTATCAAATCACACTCGTTGGAAAAGGATGGCGTAATAGACTGCAAAAAATATGGAGAAACAACCCGAGAGTCATGATTAAAGATACATGGGTTGAGCCACAAGAGATTTCTTATTATTACAACGGAGCTAGCATTGTATTAAACCCTCATCGAAGTCACAATTTCTTGCATAATCAAAATACGTCTGGAATTATTAGTGAAAGTATCAATAACCGAACGTTTGATATTGTGGCATGTGGAGCTTTTCAACTAATAGAGGAAAAGCCTAATCTTCGTTCCTTCTTTACTGAAGAAGAAATGGTCTCTTACCGGGATTATGAGGATTGCCTACGCAAAGTGATTGCCTATATGAATGATGAAGAACAGAGACAGATCATTGCTAAAAAAGCTCAAAAAATAGTGATAGAGCAACATACATTTTATCAGAGAATTAAAGAAATGATTGATATCATTCAATCGTAA
- a CDS encoding CotY/CotZ family spore coat protein, with protein sequence MSCNDERHDRHHSNCVCDVVKFIDELQDCATGSGCPTGCEIPFLGANASAPIANTRPFTLFTKFGGTFFANFFVPTGATTFVCGTSPIFRVESVDDCCAVLRVLALRNAAGTIDTSTSFCEVFTSGNTLVATNSCITVDLKCFCAIECLPDVNITGV encoded by the coding sequence ATGAGTTGTAATGATGAAAGACATGATCGTCACCACTCAAACTGTGTATGCGATGTTGTAAAATTTATCGATGAATTACAAGATTGCGCAACAGGTAGTGGATGTCCTACAGGCTGCGAAATCCCGTTTCTTGGTGCAAACGCTTCAGCGCCAATCGCAAACACGCGTCCTTTTACACTATTCACCAAATTTGGAGGTACGTTTTTTGCAAACTTTTTTGTTCCAACTGGGGCAACTACATTTGTTTGTGGAACTTCTCCAATCTTTCGTGTAGAAAGTGTAGATGATTGTTGTGCCGTATTGCGAGTACTTGCTTTAAGAAATGCTGCAGGTACTATAGATACTTCCACTTCTTTCTGTGAAGTATTTACTAGCGGCAATACCCTAGTTGCTACAAATTCTTGTATCACAGTTGATTTAAAATGTTTCTGTGCTATTGAATGTTTACCAGATGTAAATATTACTGGTGTATAA
- a CDS encoding nucleotide sugar dehydrogenase: MPKNINFRSRKLKIGVIGLGYVGLPLALLFAQKGFQVFGIDLDKNKVKSLSKGISYIPDIQDKFINQMITEGFFQVSNNYSEIKNFDAIIICVPTPLSADKTPDLSYLQTAGKELIPLLKKGQLIILESSTYPGTTREVLQPILEKSGLIVGKDLYLAYSPERVDPGNSHFPLENIPKVVSGVTDSCSKYIYDLYCQVFKKVITVSSTEVAEMTKILENSFRFINISFINEFAILCDILNIDVWEVIHAAKTKPFGYTPFFPGPGIGGHCIPVDPLYLQWKAKQNGFDTQFIDLSNQINQSIPHYIVNQVQKLVEDRETPSILIYGVTYKKDIDDSRESSAYSIIGSLKKLGNTVYYHDPYVNEININGEKMVSVPLTDQLYQKIDCIVILVDHTQIPIQEILEKAKIIYDTRNVTKGLSGKAKVFLFGAINGK, from the coding sequence TTGCCTAAAAATATAAATTTTCGAAGTAGAAAGCTAAAAATTGGCGTAATAGGTTTAGGATATGTCGGTTTACCCCTAGCCCTGCTTTTCGCACAAAAAGGTTTTCAAGTTTTTGGGATTGATTTGGATAAAAATAAAGTTAAAAGTTTATCAAAAGGAATCAGTTATATTCCAGATATTCAGGATAAATTTATCAATCAGATGATCACAGAGGGATTTTTCCAGGTCTCTAATAACTATAGTGAAATCAAGAACTTTGATGCCATCATTATTTGTGTTCCAACTCCTTTATCTGCTGATAAAACTCCGGATTTAAGCTACTTACAAACAGCGGGAAAGGAGCTTATCCCTTTGCTTAAGAAAGGTCAACTGATTATATTAGAAAGTTCAACATATCCTGGGACTACTAGAGAGGTACTTCAACCCATTTTGGAAAAAAGCGGTTTAATCGTTGGGAAAGACCTTTATCTTGCGTACTCTCCGGAAAGGGTCGATCCGGGTAACAGTCATTTCCCTCTGGAAAATATACCCAAGGTTGTGAGCGGGGTGACCGATTCATGTTCAAAATACATTTATGACTTATACTGTCAGGTGTTTAAAAAGGTTATTACTGTATCATCTACAGAAGTTGCCGAAATGACAAAGATTTTGGAAAATAGTTTCCGTTTTATCAATATTTCATTTATAAACGAATTTGCCATTCTTTGTGACATATTAAATATCGATGTATGGGAAGTGATTCATGCTGCAAAAACAAAACCTTTTGGATATACACCGTTTTTTCCGGGACCCGGAATAGGCGGACATTGTATACCCGTCGATCCGCTTTATTTACAATGGAAAGCTAAACAAAATGGATTCGACACCCAATTTATCGATTTGTCGAATCAAATCAATCAATCCATTCCCCATTACATTGTAAATCAAGTACAAAAACTTGTTGAAGATAGAGAAACCCCTTCTATACTTATTTATGGGGTCACATATAAAAAAGATATCGATGACTCAAGAGAATCATCCGCATACTCTATTATTGGAAGCTTAAAAAAGCTAGGTAACACCGTCTATTATCATGATCCTTATGTTAATGAGATTAACATAAACGGTGAAAAAATGGTCAGCGTTCCACTCACTGATCAACTTTATCAAAAAATCGATTGCATTGTTATTTTAGTCGATCATACTCAAATTCCCATTCAGGAGATATTAGAGAAAGCCAAGATTATTTATGATACCCGCAATGTTACTAAAGGTCTATCAGGGAAAGCTAAAGTCTTTCTCTTCGGTGCAATTAATGGAAAGTAG
- a CDS encoding DUF1360 domain-containing protein: MFLNSWLLFFIFSLAVFRFTRLIVYDKITSFIRAPFIEEIQIQEQDGTMSTYMKVKGTGLQKWIGELLSCYWCTGVWISALLLLFYHWIPKVAEPILALLAIAGAAAIIETIIGRFVEE, from the coding sequence ATGTTTCTAAATAGCTGGCTTTTATTTTTTATTTTTTCGTTGGCTGTGTTTCGGTTTACACGTCTCATTGTATACGATAAAATTACCAGCTTTATACGCGCTCCTTTTATTGAAGAAATACAAATTCAAGAGCAAGACGGGACCATGTCGACGTATATGAAGGTGAAGGGAACGGGACTCCAAAAATGGATTGGGGAATTGTTAAGTTGCTATTGGTGTACAGGTGTGTGGATCAGTGCTTTGTTACTTCTTTTTTATCATTGGATTCCTAAAGTTGCAGAGCCTATTTTAGCATTGTTGGCGATTGCAGGGGCTGCGGCGATTATTGAAACGATAATTGGA
- a CDS encoding CotO family spore coat protein — MAKKKSGQKKNVPSLYMRSIGAEALEKYTQRTFVIKKDTFTKENHMAQQTSQEVRTDEKNVAKYKEQAEEKEADVAKYKEQAEEKEANVVEYKEQAKEKEADVVEYKEQTKEKEADVVEHREQTEKNIAKQVEEVQESVVSKNKEREKSGAEVQNNKHKFISFREMTNEEKVYYLLNRPHYIPKANCFFRTKRASYIGRIIAYENGRVKIKSSTKLTETVIDINEIILIQMIGT; from the coding sequence ATGGCGAAAAAAAAGTCGGGGCAGAAAAAAAATGTACCGTCATTATATATGAGATCAATAGGTGCTGAAGCACTTGAGAAGTATACACAGCGTACTTTTGTTATAAAGAAGGATACATTCACAAAAGAAAATCATATGGCACAACAAACAAGTCAAGAGGTACGGACGGATGAAAAAAATGTAGCGAAGTATAAAGAGCAGGCAGAAGAAAAAGAAGCAGATGTAGCGAAGTATAAAGAGCAGGCAGAAGAAAAAGAAGCGAATGTAGTGGAATATAAAGAGCAGGCAAAAGAAAAAGAAGCAGATGTAGTGGAATATAAAGAGCAGACAAAAGAAAAAGAAGCAGATGTAGTGGAACATAGAGAGCAGACAGAAAAAAATATAGCAAAGCAGGTCGAAGAAGTACAAGAGAGTGTAGTGTCAAAGAACAAAGAACGAGAAAAGAGCGGTGCAGAAGTACAGAATAATAAACACAAATTCATATCTTTCCGTGAAATGACAAATGAAGAAAAAGTCTATTATTTACTGAATCGCCCTCATTATATTCCGAAAGCAAATTGTTTTTTTAGAACAAAACGAGCATCTTATATAGGGCGTATTATTGCTTATGAGAATGGACGTGTCAAAATTAAATCATCAACAAAGTTAACTGAAACAGTGATTGATATTAACGAGATTATATTGATTCAAATGATTGGAACGTAA